The Corynebacterium sp. SCR221107 genome includes the window CAAGGGCAAGCCCCACTTTCTTGATGCCGTGCGCCACCTGGACACGTTCGCCTTCATTGAGGATGAGCTTGCGCTTTTGCCGGAGCCACGCGACCGAAGACGCCGTAAGGGCCTCCTCAGCCGCAGCTTTCGGGAGGTTCTCGTTACTGCTTTCTGATAAGGGGATGGGAATGACCATGACTTACATATCTAGCACCACCCCACGACACCCGCAGCACGAATGCGAACAAGGATTCGCCAAGGTGCCATCACACCCCGCGCTCCCCCACCACACATAGTGTCTAAGGCCAAGCTCTTGGCGCGATTGTCGAAAATATCATCGCTATCGTCCCCCATTCCCCACAGGTGGTGTGCAGGGGCGTTTTGTGCTTGCGACGCCTAACGGTGGCGTCACCAAGCGAATCGATAGCCTATTGGCTTAACCAACTACTGGCCCGAGGCAACGCGCCCAATGCGGGTCATGAACTCCTCGAGGAAGCGGGAAACATCCACGCCGACTGCCACCTTGGCATTCTTGTGCGGATCGTTGAGCCGGGTCTCATCGCCAATGGTCCGGCCCCTGGTTGCGCCTTCGGTATCCACCTTCAAGTTGATCGGCAGCAAGGTGACCAGGCTGGGGTCGACCGCAACGCCGACTGCCAGCGGATCGTGCAGGCCACAGCCGCCCAGGTGCGGCGCGGTGGTGTCGTAGGCCTTGATGTAATAATCGGTGGCATCGGCAAGGAAGGTACCCGCCGGGGTTCCCAGCGCACGCCACTGCTTGGTCTCCTTGTAGGTGAGCAGGGTTTGCAGGGTCACGTCCAAGCCAATCATGGTGATGTCGGCGGTCTTACGCACCATGATGTCGGCAGCCTCGGGATCCTGGTTAATATTGGCTTCCGCCCATGGCGCCACGTTTCCCGGCACAGTCAGCGCGCCACCCATGAACACGATGTGCGCGTTGTCGGCGAAGCTGGGGTCTTTCTCGATCGCGGTTGCGATGTTGGTCATGGCACCCGTGGGGATGATGATGAGCTCATCGCCGTAGGTATGGACGGACTCAATCAGGAAGTCCACCGCGGATTTTTCCTGTACCTTTGCCGCAGCGTCGGCTACAGCCACTTCCCCGATGCCATTGTGCCCGTGGATGAAGGCAGAAATTTCCAGTACCTCAAATGAGTCCTTGGCCAGCGCGTGAGGCTCACC containing:
- a CDS encoding nucleoside hydrolase, with product MAKKVILDLDTGIDDALALAYALGSPELELIGITATYGNVLVEDGARNDLALLELFGRPDIPVFVGEPHALAKDSFEVLEISAFIHGHNGIGEVAVADAAAKVQEKSAVDFLIESVHTYGDELIIIPTGAMTNIATAIEKDPSFADNAHIVFMGGALTVPGNVAPWAEANINQDPEAADIMVRKTADITMIGLDVTLQTLLTYKETKQWRALGTPAGTFLADATDYYIKAYDTTAPHLGGCGLHDPLAVGVAVDPSLVTLLPINLKVDTEGATRGRTIGDETRLNDPHKNAKVAVGVDVSRFLEEFMTRIGRVASGQ